ACCGACCTGATGCTCGCCTTCATTGCCCACACCGCCGGCGAGGAAGCCGCCGCCAAGGTGCAACTGCAGGCCGAGTACTACCCGGCGGACACGGTCTACGGCGACACGGCGAGCCATGAGCGCGCGCCAGCGTATGTGCGGCAGCCGGGTGGCAAGCTGCGAAAGACGCCGTGAGCGCAGCGCCCTCCCCCGGTCTCGAGCCGCTGTCCGTGCTCGCCGCCCGCGTCGGTGAGACGCTGCGCGAACGGCGGCAGACGGTGGCGGTTGCCGAGTCTTCGGCCGGAGGCCTCGTATCGGCGGCCCTCCTCGCCATTCCCGGTGCGTCTGCCTTTTTTCTCGGTGGCGCGGTCGTCTATTCGCGGCGCGCCGGCAAGGCACTGCTGGGGCTCACGCGCGAAGACATGGGTGACATGCGCGGAGAAACCGAGCCCTATGCCCGATTCATCGCAGCCCGCATCCGCGAGAGCCATCGCGCGACCTGGGGCATCTGCGAAAGCGGCGCGGCGGGGCCGTCAGGCAGCCCTTATGGCGATGCGCCGGGTCGAGTCTGTCTGGCCGTGGCCGGCGGGTCGGGGTCGGCAGCCGAGAGCCGCACCGTCGAAACCGGAGGCAACGACCGGCCCATGAACATGACGCTGTTCGCGCGCCACCTGCTCGCACTGTTCGACGAGATCCTGCACGCCGAGAGCAGCTAGCAAGATGCCTCCCGCTCTCGAA
This region of Variovorax sp. RKNM96 genomic DNA includes:
- a CDS encoding CinA family protein produces the protein MSAAPSPGLEPLSVLAARVGETLRERRQTVAVAESSAGGLVSAALLAIPGASAFFLGGAVVYSRRAGKALLGLTREDMGDMRGETEPYARFIAARIRESHRATWGICESGAAGPSGSPYGDAPGRVCLAVAGGSGSAAESRTVETGGNDRPMNMTLFARHLLALFDEILHAESS